From Deltaproteobacteria bacterium:
GAGACGATCGGCGGGCCGCCCGGCGGCTGGCTGTGCCGCTCCGGCGGATGGCCGCAGCTTGAACCCTTCGTGTGGGATGTCGGCGCGACGCACGCATCCGCCCCGTACGAGGGCTCGGCGTTCTACCAGTTCGACACCGAGGAGCACACGCTCATCTTTGACGACGACGCGCTCGGCGCTGCGGCCCGCGATCAGATCCTGCATTTTCTGCGGACGAATCTCGACACCGGCACGGGCGAGATCATCGATCCCCTCGCGCCGTGACGCGGCCGATCAGGGGATGATGGCCGACGAGCGCTTGATCGCCTCGATCAGCGGTGACCACCAGATGCCGAGCACGAGCGTGGGGATCGCGAGCGAAACGAGCATCGCGCCGTGCGCAAAGGTGAGCGGGCGCGGCGGCTCGACCCCGGGCAGCGACTCGAAATACATCGCCTTGAGCACGCGGGCGTAGGCGTAAAGCGAAACCGCCGTGTTCAGCACGCCGATGATGGCGAGCGCGTAGAAAAACGGCGTGCCCGCGTGCAGGACCGAGGCGAACAGGTAGAATTTGCCGATGAATCCGCCGAAGGGCGGCACACCCGTCAGTGAAAACAGGAAGATGGCGAGCATCACGGCGAGGAGCGGGCTGCGTGCGCCGAGTCCCTTGTACGCGCCGATGGTCTCGTATCCCGTCACATGCCGGACCGCGAGCACCGCGCCGAACGCGCCGAGGTTCATCGCGAGATAGATCGCGAGATAGAGCATCACCGCGCGGATCGACTCGGGCGACGCGACCGC
This genomic window contains:
- a CDS encoding NADH-quinone oxidoreductase subunit N produces the protein AVASPESIRAVMLYLAIYLAMNLGAFGAVLAVRHVTGYETIGAYKGLGARSPLLAVMLAIFLFSLTGVPPFGGFIGKFYLFASVLHAGTPFFYALAIIGVLNTAVSLYAYARVLKAMYFESLPGVEPPRPLTFAHGAMLVSLAIPTLVLGIWWSPLIEAIKRSSAIIP